The proteins below are encoded in one region of Rhodothermales bacterium:
- a CDS encoding fatty acid desaturase yields MQSNQPQTHRSAHQIDWVASIFIISYHVLLVILLPIYLMTTTPSWSLFGWTFFFSAASLISITAGYHRLYAHRTYRTKRAVEMVLLFFGTLAAQSSVFRWSFDHRLHHRHVDKDGDPYNASKGFWHSHLLWMLKEGDPIEERYISDLKDNKVLQIQERYYGLWLTLANVIAVGIIGFVTGDWFGAFVIGFLARVFFVHHSTWFINSLCHMWGSKPYSTEHSAVNNFILAVLTYGEGYHNYHHTFAGDYRNGVKWYQFDPPKYLIWALSKVGLAWDLKRTDPLMIEKRLVQADRELLIDHLNRIAHIDVTDMKEKVLKLHEQLLASIASAKAVTDRFRSLNKKEHRTEFDEVKRHFRELRMEISRDLKMWRRLCRDIMKLQPVPAM; encoded by the coding sequence ATGCAGTCTAATCAACCCCAAACACACCGTTCCGCCCATCAGATCGATTGGGTGGCGAGTATTTTTATCATCAGTTACCACGTATTACTCGTTATCCTGTTGCCGATCTACCTGATGACCACGACGCCGTCCTGGTCGCTCTTCGGGTGGACATTTTTCTTCTCCGCCGCCTCGCTGATCAGCATCACAGCTGGCTACCACCGCCTGTACGCCCACCGTACTTATCGCACCAAGCGCGCGGTGGAAATGGTGCTCTTGTTTTTTGGCACCCTCGCCGCGCAGAGCAGTGTCTTTCGTTGGTCCTTCGATCACCGGCTCCACCATCGCCACGTGGACAAAGATGGGGATCCTTACAACGCGAGCAAGGGCTTCTGGCACTCGCACCTGCTGTGGATGTTGAAGGAAGGAGACCCGATCGAAGAGCGCTACATCAGCGACCTCAAGGATAATAAGGTACTCCAGATTCAGGAGCGGTATTACGGCTTGTGGTTGACGCTCGCCAATGTGATCGCCGTCGGCATCATCGGGTTTGTGACGGGCGACTGGTTTGGCGCTTTTGTCATCGGCTTCCTGGCGCGTGTCTTTTTTGTCCATCACTCCACGTGGTTCATTAATTCGCTCTGCCACATGTGGGGCTCGAAGCCCTATTCCACCGAACACTCCGCGGTAAACAACTTTATCCTGGCCGTGCTCACGTACGGCGAGGGCTACCACAACTACCACCACACGTTCGCCGGCGACTACCGCAACGGTGTCAAGTGGTACCAGTTCGATCCGCCCAAGTACCTCATCTGGGCCCTCAGCAAAGTCGGACTGGCCTGGGACCTCAAGCGCACCGACCCCTTGATGATCGAAAAACGACTGGTCCAGGCGGATCGGGAGTTGCTGATCGATCATCTGAACCGTATCGCGCACATCGACGTGACGGACATGAAGGAGAAAGTGCTCAAGCTCCACGAACAGCTTCTCGCCTCGATCGCTTCGGCAAAAGCGGTGACCGATCGCTTCCGCTCGCTGAACAAAAAAGAGCACCGGACCGAGTTTGACGAGGTCAAACGACACTTCCGTGAGTTACGGATGGAGATCAGCCGCGACTTGAAGATGTGGCGCCGGCTATGTCGGGACATCATGAAGCTGCAGCCCGTTCCTGCGATGTAA